GCGCCGGGCCGCGGTCAGACGCAGCGCCTCTTCCAGGTGCGAGGCGCGCTTGCGGGACCGGGGGTTGTAGAAGACCATGACGAAATCCGCATCCGCGGCGGCCCGGACCCGGCGCATGATCAGATCAAGCGGCGTGAGCAGGTCCGAAAGGGAAATGCAGGCGAAGTCATGCATAAGAGGCGCACCCAGAAGCGCAGCCGCGGCGCACAGGGCCGGAATGCCCGGCACGATGTCCAGCTTCACGGTGTCCAGCAGGCCGTTTCTCTCCAGATGCTCCAGCATGAGTCCGGCCATGCCGTAGATGCCGCTGTCTCCGGAGGAAACCACCACCGTGTCCAGGCCGGACAGGGCGAAATCCACGGCTTTGGCCGCCCGGTCCATCTCCTTCTTCATGGGACTGGTGAAGACGGTCTTTCCGGCCAGCAGGGCCGGATCCACCAGATCCACATAACGATCGTAACCCACCACGGCATGGGCCCGGTCCAGAGCCGCCAAAGCCTGGGGAGCGAGCAGTTCCGCGCTGCCGGGCCCCAGTCCAACCACCGTCAGCCGGCCAGGGCTATGGCGATGGTCACCGGCCCGCATATGGTCTTGGGGACGATCAGACGCGCCGTGGCGCTTTTCTTCAGGGCCGCGTTCAGGGCTGCCGCCTCGCATACGCTCTCCACTCCTATTTTTTCCTTCACCCGGTGCGAAGGATTGGGCACGGCCGTTTTTTCCAGCACGGTCCGGTCGAAAAAATCCACATCCAGGCCGAGGTCCCCGGCCGCTTCCAACAGACCGGCCTCGTCGCTTTTGAGATCCGCGCTGGCCAGGCCGGTCAGGCTGGGCCGGGCCAGACCGTGACGGGCGAAGACTTCGCTCAAGGCCCGCAGGATATCCTCTTTCGCCACGCCCCGCCGGCAGCCCACGCCCGCCACGAGACAGGGCGGATGCAGGACCAGACGGTCCGAAGAAAGATCCTTCCAGGAAACCAGCACCTGAGCCGCATCCGGATCGCCGGTGGAAATGAAGTGCTCCGGGTCCGCCTCCAGCCGGTTTTCGGGATCATGCACCAGAACGGACCGGCCTTCGGCCAGAGCGGCGTTGACCGGGACGATGCGGGACGAATCGGAAACGGCGAGACCCCGGTCCCGGGCCAGTGTGTCGATGGCCGGACACCCGGCCGTGTCCGTGGCCGTGGTGATGACCGCCCGTCCTCCGATCCGGTCCGCGATGCGCCGGGCCAGATCATTGGCTCCGCCCAGATGTCCGGACAGCAGGCTGACCACATGCTCGCCGTTCTGGTCGCAGACCACCACGGCCGGATCCGTGGCCTTGCTCTCCAATAAAGGGGCGATGGCGCGGATGACGATACCCGCGGCGGCTATGAACACATGGGCGTGATACTGGTCAAAGTTGGCCCGGACCTGATCGGCCAGCCGGGCAAAGCCGCGCTCCGCGCCCAGACGGTCCGGCGCGAAGATATCGGCCTTGTCCGGCTCCGCAATGCGCCGGGCCAGATCGAGTCCTCGGGCGGTCATGGCGTACACGGCCATGCGCGGCCAAGTGGAGGGACGGACGGCCTTGCGAAAACTGTGGCCGAAGTCCGCCGCGTACAGGCGTGAGGCGGCGGAAGGGGCACTCTCTCCGGGCAGGATCAGAAAAACGGTCTGACGGGACAGAGCATGTTCGCGAGCGGCCTGTTCCAGCCCGGCCAGGGAGGTGCGGATGATTTTCTCGCCGGGATGTCCGACTTTCACTCCGATAATGATGACTGTGTCTTCCGGCGTGCGGGCCTGACGCAGTTCCCGGGCCAGATCGGCGGCCCTGTCCGCCGACAGGTACACGGCCATGGAAGAACCGTGGGCGGCCAGCCGGGAGATGGATTCAGCCTCGGGCACCGGGGTGCGGCCGCTCATGCGCGTCAGGATGAGAGTCTGGGTGGCTTCGGGCGCGGTAAAGGCGATCCTGGCCCGTGCGGCAGCGGCAAAGGCTGCGGTCACGCCGGGGACGATCTCGTAGTTCACGCCGTCCCGCCGCAAGAAATCGGCCTGCTCTCGAACCGCCCCGTAAAGGGATGATTCTCCGGTATGCACCCTGACGGCCAAGCCCCCGGCACGGACCGTATCCATGATCAGGGCGTGGGTTTCTTCCAGACTCAAGGGGGCGGAATCCTCCACGCGGGCGTCATTTCTGGCGGCGGCAAGCACTTCTTTCGGCACCAGAGATCCTGCGTACAGCACCAGATCGGCTCTGGATATCAGTTCCCGGCCGCGCACGGTGATAAGATCCGGATCGCCCGGCCCGGCCCCGATGAAATATACGGCTACGTTATCTTCCCGCATTCTTCAGCGCTCGTGTATATTTTCGTGTATCGCGAATTCAGAAATCCCGGTATTCCCGCATATTTTATTCAGTATCGCACGCCCAATACGATGTGTTCATCTATCCTCACCACATGTGATCTGCTCTTCGGCCCATCTGTATATTTCCCGCAGAACGGGAACCAGGGAAAAAACCTTTTTGCTCAGCCGGTATTCCACTATACACGATGAATGTCGATCGCCAGACCATGACCGATCAGAACTACCCGCGCCAGTTCAGGCTCATGGAGAATTTCATCGGCATGGTTTTCAGGGCTCCCGAGGTCATCCACGTGAACAATACATATCACATCGATTGCCGGTCCGCCTTTGAGCGTGGAAAAAACATGGCTCTGTCGGCCTTTCATGCCGTTTCGCTCCGCAACGCGGGTGAACGCCGCCACTAAGGAGAGCTCACGCCTCCGGCTTGCGCGCTTCCACCAGAAAGACCGGATTGTCCGGCACCAGACGCAGATCCCCCCCAGGGGCACGCTTACCTGATGCATGAGCTGGTGAATGGCGAAGTCCCAGCCCGGACGTTCCAGACCGTGACGCAGGATGTCCAGAGTGGAAAGAAGAACCGCCGTGGCCACCAGCCGTCCGCCGGGAGCGAGACGTTCGCGGCACCGCTCAAGCACGTCCGAAGTGACTCCCCCGCCCAGAAAAATGCGGTCAGGATTCTGGTCTGAAGCTCCATCCAGAAAATTTTCCACCGTATCCAGCACCGCTTCGACCATCCAGGCTCCGGTCCGGACGATGTTGAGGCGGATATCCTCGAAGCGTTCAGGCTTCCGCTCCACGGAGACGATCCGGCCGGAAGTCATGAGCCGGGCCGCTTCCAGACTGACGGCGCCGCTGCCCGCTCCCAGATCCCAAAGCACGCCGCCGGGTTCCAGACGCAACAGGGACAGGGCCGTGGCCCGCACGGGCAGTTTGGTCATGAGTCCGTCCTGATGGGCGAGACCGGTGCCTTGCAACCCCAGACAAAGGGGCAGAGACGGGGAAGCCATCCGTTCAAGCAGAACCATGTTCGGCTCCTGCCAGGTCCGGCCGGCCGCTTCGTCCAGGGACAGGGTCGCCAGACGCTCGGCGGGCTGCCCCAGAACTTCGGCCACGTGCATGCGCCAGCCGGTCACGCCGCGGTGCAGAGCGAGACGGGCGATTTCGCCGGGACCGGAGCCGGGGCCGGTGTACGCCGCCACCAGATTTACGTGGGTCAGGGCAGCGAAAAGCGGGGCCGGATCATCGCGTCCGTGCAGGGATACGGCCCGGCAGTCGTGCCAGGGCAGACCGAACCTGGCGCACGCGGCCTGCATGGCCGAGACATTGGGATGAAAAGTCAGTTCCGCCGCCGGGAAATAACGCAACAGCGTCGTGCC
Above is a window of Desulfomicrobium orale DSM 12838 DNA encoding:
- the cobJ gene encoding precorrin-3B C(17)-methyltransferase; translated protein: MVGLGPGSAELLAPQALAALDRAHAVVGYDRYVDLVDPALLAGKTVFTSPMKKEMDRAAKAVDFALSGLDTVVVSSGDSGIYGMAGLMLEHLERNGLLDTVKLDIVPGIPALCAAAALLGAPLMHDFACISLSDLLTPLDLIMRRVRAAADADFVMVFYNPRSRKRASHLEEALRLTAARRGPETPVGFVRNAFRPDQEVRTATLGRCDPAWADMLSIVMVGSSSSRLAGNKIITPRGYYEKYAPADG
- the cobM gene encoding precorrin-4 C(11)-methyltransferase, yielding MREDNVAVYFIGAGPGDPDLITVRGRELISRADLVLYAGSLVPKEVLAAARNDARVEDSAPLSLEETHALIMDTVRAGGLAVRVHTGESSLYGAVREQADFLRRDGVNYEIVPGVTAAFAAAARARIAFTAPEATQTLILTRMSGRTPVPEAESISRLAAHGSSMAVYLSADRAADLARELRQARTPEDTVIIIGVKVGHPGEKIIRTSLAGLEQAAREHALSRQTVFLILPGESAPSAASRLYAADFGHSFRKAVRPSTWPRMAVYAMTARGLDLARRIAEPDKADIFAPDRLGAERGFARLADQVRANFDQYHAHVFIAAAGIVIRAIAPLLESKATDPAVVVCDQNGEHVVSLLSGHLGGANDLARRIADRIGGRAVITTATDTAGCPAIDTLARDRGLAVSDSSRIVPVNAALAEGRSVLVHDPENRLEADPEHFISTGDPDAAQVLVSWKDLSSDRLVLHPPCLVAGVGCRRGVAKEDILRALSEVFARHGLARPSLTGLASADLKSDEAGLLEAAGDLGLDVDFFDRTVLEKTAVPNPSHRVKEKIGVESVCEAAALNAALKKSATARLIVPKTICGPVTIAIALAG
- the cbiE gene encoding precorrin-6y C5,15-methyltransferase (decarboxylating) subunit CbiE: MIHVVGLGLNAKHPGPEAERIIRKAALVGGGRRLLERLDIPVERRLPFTTAADFAARLKTAARACVVADGDPLLFGIGTTLLRYFPAAELTFHPNVSAMQAACARFGLPWHDCRAVSLHGRDDPAPLFAALTHVNLVAAYTGPGSGPGEIARLALHRGVTGWRMHVAEVLGQPAERLATLSLDEAAGRTWQEPNMVLLERMASPSLPLCLGLQGTGLAHQDGLMTKLPVRATALSLLRLEPGGVLWDLGAGSGAVSLEAARLMTSGRIVSVERKPERFEDIRLNIVRTGAWMVEAVLDTVENFLDGASDQNPDRIFLGGGVTSDVLERCRERLAPGGRLVATAVLLSTLDILRHGLERPGWDFAIHQLMHQVSVPLGGICVWCRTIRSFWWKRASRRRELSLVAAFTRVAERNGMKGRQSHVFSTLKGGPAIDVICIVHVDDLGSPENHADEILHEPELARVVLIGHGLAIDIHRV